The Ornithinimicrobium faecis region GTGGCTTCTGCGTCATCGAGGTGGCCGACGATGAGTCCGCACGGCACTGGGCCGGGCGGCTCGCCGTCGCCCTTGACTGGCCCCAGGAAGTGCATCGCTTCCCCAGCCGTGCCGAGATCCTGGGCGCCGACGACCGCTTGGAGGACTGAGCCATGCCCCGCTACCTGCTGTCCGTGTTCGGCGCGGCCGAGCAGACCGAGTTCGGCGGCTATGGCTCCCCGGAGGAGATGGTGCAGGCGTTCGCCGACACCGGAGCGTTCAACGACCGGCTCGAGCGCGAGGGGGTCCTGGTCTTCGTCGACGGTCTGCAGCCCGCCGTGACCGCCACCACGGTCGACGGCCAGGGTGAGCGGCCGGTGATCCTCGACGGGCCCTACCTGGAGACCAAAGAGCACCTGGGTGGTTTCTGGGTCGTCGACGTGGCCGACCTCGACATTGCGCTTGGCCTGGCCGGCGACGCATCACGGGCCTGTCGCGGCAGGGTTGAGGTCCGGCCCTTCCACACGCAGGACACGGTCTCCGACCTGCACCGGTCGTGACTTCCTCCTCCCTCGAGGAGACCCTCACCCGCGTCCACCACGAGGAGTGGGCGCGGGTGGTGGCCACCCTGGCCCGCCGGTTCGGGGACCTCGACGTTGCCGAGGAGGCGGCGGCCGAAGCATTTGCCGCCGCGGTCGAGCGGTGGCCGACTGACGGCATACCGCCCCATCCCGGCGGCTGGCTCACCACCACCGCCACGCGCAGGGCGATCGACCGGCTGCGCCGGGAGTCCCGGCGCGACGCGAAGCACCAGGCGGCCCAGATGCTGTATGCCGACAGTCCCCCTGAGCGCACCGGTCCGGTCGAGGACGACCGGCTGCGACTGGTCTTCACCTGCGCCCACCCAGCTCTGGCGATGGAGGCGCGGGCGGCGCTGACGCTGCGCCTGATCGGCGGTCTGACGGTGCCCGAGATCGCCGCGGCCTTCCTGGTGCAGGAGCGGGCGATGGCGCAGCGGATCACTCGGGCCAAGGCCAAGATCAGGGCAGCCCACATCCCCTATCGGGTGCCGTCGTCCGCCGACATCAGCGAGCGGCTGTCCGGGGTGCTGGCGGTGGTCTATCTGGTGTTCAACGAGGGCTATCTGGCCAGTGGCGGTCAGGACGCGCTGCGGGTCGACCTCAGCGACGAGGCGATCCGGTTGGGGCGGCTGCTGCACGAGGTGCTGCCGGAGGAGGGCGAGGTCGCCGGGCTGCTCGCGCTGATGCTGCTCACCGATGCCCGCCGGGCGGCGCGTGTCTCGGCGTCTGGCGAACTGGTGACGCTTGAGGAGCAGGACCGTGCTGCGTGGGATCGTGCGCTGATCGCCGAGGGGCACGCCCTGGTGCGTGAGCGCCTGGCCGCGGTGGCCGCCGGGGGAGGGCGTCCGGGGCGCTATCAGCTGCTCGCCGCGATCAGTGCTGTGCACACGAATGCGCCGTCGGCCCGGGACACGGACTGGTCCCAGGTCGTCGTCAACTATGACCAACTCGTGGCGGTCGATCCGTCGCCGGTGGTGCGGCTCAACCGTGCGGTCGCTGTGGCCGAGCTCGACGGGCCCTCGGTCGGCCTGGCCGAGGTGGAACGGCTCGCCGACGTGCTGGACTCCTATCACGCCTTCCATGTCGCCCGGGCCGAGTTGCTGCGCCGGGTGGGGCGCAGTGCGGAGGCTCACACGGCATACGGTCGGGCGATTGCGCTCAGCGGCAACCCGGCCGAGGTCGCCCACCTGACCCGGCGGCAAGGTCAACTCACGCGAGGGTGAGCCGAGCACGGCTCGAGCGGCTCAGACCAGGGAGACCTTGCTGCGCCAGGAGCGCACGGTCCGCCAGAGGAGCGCGGCGGCGACGAGGGCCAGGGCCGGGATGATCCCCAGGGGCATCACGTCCTGCGGGTTGCTTGACGTCAGCTCGCTCAGCGGTGCATAACTCACGATCCCGAGGGCCCCACCGTCGACGGCCCCGATCCCGAGCGGGACGACGAGCAGGCCGACCAGCGTGACGAGCTGGGCGCCGACATAGACAGCAAGCCACATCAGCACGGGGCCGCCGGCACCGAGCCGGTTGAGGGGCTCCTCGCTGCCGATGGAGACGGCGAAGTAGTACTGCACCGGCCAGATGAGCACGCCCAGTGCCAGGGCCAGGATCAGCCCGACGATGAGCTGCCAGATCGGCACGGTCTCGAGGAGGCCGGACCAGAAGTCCGCGAAGGCGACGAACGGGTTGAGCTCGGGATAGCCCATCCCGCGGGCGGTGCCGGGCCAGGCCAGGGCGCCCAGGATCAGCACGCCCACGATCGCGCCGAGGGTCGCGGTCCAGACCCAGAGCAGCTTGGCGCGGAAGATTGTGGGGCCGGGCACCGGCAGGGTCTGCGTGAAATAGCCGGCCCGGCCATAGCTGGAGCGCCAGTAGTCCGCGGCCAGCGCGAGCTGGACCGCCGGGACGAGCGCCGCGATGGTGACGATCACGGCATACGCCCCGATCGTGGAGATCAGCGGCCACCGGGTGGCCGCCAGGACCGAGCCGAGCACGACCAGGACCACGGCGACGCCGGCGATGGCGGCGAGCATGCTGCGCGTGCGCAGCCACTCGTGCTTGAGCAGGGTGGCAGTCATCGGTACACCTTCCGGAAGATCTGGTCGAGACTCGCGCCGTGCTCGGCGCGCAGGTCATCGACCTCGCCGCTGAGCATGACCTGGCCCTGGCGCATCATCACGACCGAGTCGAGGAGCGCCTCGAGGTCGTGCACCAGGTGGGTGGAGATCAGCAGCAGGGACTCCTCGGAAAAGTTGCGCAGGATCCCGTCCAGGATCGTCTGGCGCGCTGCCGGGTCGACCCCCGAGATGGGCTCGTCGAGCAGGAAGACCCGGGCATCGCGCGACATGGCCAGGGCGATCTGCACCTTCTCGCGCATGCCCTTGGACATCGCCTTGAGCCGCATGCTCTCCTCGAGTCCGAAGAAGCCGATGAGGTCGCGGGCCTTGTCGACCTGGAAGTCGGGGAAGAAGTCGCTGTAGAGGTCGAGGCAATAGCCCGCCCGTGCGCCGTCGGGCAGGAAACTGACGTCCGGCAGGAACGAGGCGAGCGCCTTGGACTGCGGGCCGGGCGCGTGACCGGCGATCCGCACCTCACCGGTGTAGTCCGCGAGGACGCCGGCCAGCACCTTGAGCAGTGTGGTCTTGCCGCAGCCGTTCTCGCCGAGGAGGCCGATGACCTGGCCCGGGGCGAGGTCGAGATCGAGGGCGTGCAGTGCCGTGACGTCGCCGTAGGTCTTAGTCAGGCCACGCACGTGGATCAGGTCCGGTGCTGGTTGCTCCGTCATGTCAGGCCCGTCCGGTCTCGGTCTGGTCGT contains the following coding sequences:
- a CDS encoding YciI family protein; this encodes MPRYLLSVFGAAEQTEFGGYGSPEEMVQAFADTGAFNDRLEREGVLVFVDGLQPAVTATTVDGQGERPVILDGPYLETKEHLGGFWVVDVADLDIALGLAGDASRACRGRVEVRPFHTQDTVSDLHRS
- a CDS encoding ABC transporter ATP-binding protein; translated protein: MTEQPAPDLIHVRGLTKTYGDVTALHALDLDLAPGQVIGLLGENGCGKTTLLKVLAGVLADYTGEVRIAGHAPGPQSKALASFLPDVSFLPDGARAGYCLDLYSDFFPDFQVDKARDLIGFFGLEESMRLKAMSKGMREKVQIALAMSRDARVFLLDEPISGVDPAARQTILDGILRNFSEESLLLISTHLVHDLEALLDSVVMMRQGQVMLSGEVDDLRAEHGASLDQIFRKVYR
- a CDS encoding RNA polymerase sigma factor; translation: MTSSSLEETLTRVHHEEWARVVATLARRFGDLDVAEEAAAEAFAAAVERWPTDGIPPHPGGWLTTTATRRAIDRLRRESRRDAKHQAAQMLYADSPPERTGPVEDDRLRLVFTCAHPALAMEARAALTLRLIGGLTVPEIAAAFLVQERAMAQRITRAKAKIRAAHIPYRVPSSADISERLSGVLAVVYLVFNEGYLASGGQDALRVDLSDEAIRLGRLLHEVLPEEGEVAGLLALMLLTDARRAARVSASGELVTLEEQDRAAWDRALIAEGHALVRERLAAVAAGGGRPGRYQLLAAISAVHTNAPSARDTDWSQVVVNYDQLVAVDPSPVVRLNRAVAVAELDGPSVGLAEVERLADVLDSYHAFHVARAELLRRVGRSAEAHTAYGRAIALSGNPAEVAHLTRRQGQLTRG